A window from Bradysia coprophila strain Holo2 chromosome X unlocalized genomic scaffold, BU_Bcop_v1 contig_20, whole genome shotgun sequence encodes these proteins:
- the LOC119068834 gene encoding phospholipase A1 VesT1.02-like, protein MKLILGLVVVLNLAATVKPSPQTRFFCIHSSDTIYKETTTSDMSKNLDFKLDFAFLVHGWGSLFNVSDEGGTPYKIGLAWVKEKKTNFCGIDWRELASDDYINAALKHVQTVGKQFAAFMLSLLKKSGKTADSISIAGHSLGAHVSGLAGQTIYESTKTKISTIYGLDAAAPTFYFKIPLIAKSNFSLSTDNANFVQVLHTTSALGTSKNIGHADFIANGGNVQGACLDEVLKAEDLLIKCSHSFAKDIFLASFTHWCTGYIENKNGTIYSWFLEFFSNSKSSESDVYGIHSKKKFGIFELETSNSEPYCEEK, encoded by the exons atgaaattgattctaGGATTAGTCGTAGTCCTTAATCTAGCGGCAACAGTAAAACCAAGTCCACAGACGAGGTTTTTCTGCATTCATTC GTCTGATACAATCTATAAAGAGACAACCACCAGTGATATGTCGAAGAATCTCGATTTCAAACTTGACTTTGCATTTCTTGTCCACGGATGGGGGTCGTTGTTTAACGTTTCAGATGAAG GCGGCACTCCATACAAGATCGGTTTAG cttgggtaaaagagaagaaaaccAATTTCTGTGGGATAGATTGGAGAGAATTGGCGTCTGATGACTATATTAATGCCGCTCTAAAGCATGTACAAACTGTTGGTAAACAATTCGCTGCGTTCATGTTATCCTTGTTAAAGAAGAGCGGTAAAACTGCGGATTCAATCTCAATTGCTGGTCATTCTTTGGGAGCCCACGTATCTGGGCTGGCCGGACAGACCATTTATGAATCCACCAAAACTAAAATCTCAACCATCTATGGCCTCGACGCAGCCGCTCCGACCTTCTATTTTAAAATACCACTGATAGCAAAATCTAATTTTAGTCTTAGTACAGACAATGCAAATTTTGTACAGGTTTTGCACACAACTTCAGCTCTAGGGACCAGTAAGAATATCGGGCATGCCGATTTCATTGCGAATGGTGGAAATGTACAGGGCGCATGTTTGGATGAAGTTCTGAAAGCTGAAGACTTAT TAATAAAATGCAGTCATTCCTTTGCTAAAGATATTTTCCTTGCGTCGTTTACACACTGGTGCACCGGttacatagaaaataaaaatggaacgaTTTACTCGTGGTTCTTAGAATTCTTTTCTAATTCGAAAAGCAGTGAGAGTGATGTATACGGAATtcatagtaaaaaaaagttcggaATATTTGAACTGGAAACTTCCAATTCCGAACCGTACTGTGAGGAGAAGTAA
- the LOC119068833 gene encoding odorant receptor 94b-like: MYTIRAHPIISQVITVLQIFGMWHKDEESTFSKIGKKMINSIMLVSLFASLSSGAYLSGDMNESVYLSAATVASALLVVKLGYILSKQHEINEFLNDICVHSIEDVNEFDEINIKLENFAKFGYINVFSMLLAIFLFIILSLPFFSSERRLPLNVGFPLDWKNSIVGYCLAHTFVVAAVIFAMVVTFFTIIYWYVMFNCSIKYQLLGNSLRKLGSKNSAAKNVFDKQETVEDLKKLIESHRNIKEKTASFKACFSNLFLAQIFTSNLCICGSLYGLAFSSENNLIQTVINCVILIYNTFDIFVVMYFGNEIKYHYSQLIYCLFESDWINQLDTVKRNIIILTEVLKQPQDLVILKLYPMNLETFTSIVKLTYSMFNILQKFGKK, translated from the exons ATGTACACAATCAGGGCGCATCCAATTATCAGTCAAGTGATCACAGTTCTACAAATATTCGGAATGTGGCACAAAGACGAGGAGTCAACTTTCTCAAAGATAGGcaagaaaatgataaattcaaTAATGTTGGTATCGCTTTTCGCTTCACTATCTTCAGGAGCTTACTTAAGCGGCGACATGAACGAATCGGTATATTTAAGCGCTGCAACAGTGGCCAGTGCTCTCCTGGTGGTCAAACTCGGTTACATACTTTCGAAGCAACACGAAATCAATGAATTTCTGAATGATATCTGCGTTCATTCGATCGAAGATGTAAAcgaatttgatgaaattaacatcaaattggaaaattttgccaaattcGGCTACATAAATGTGTTTTCAATGCTGTTGgccattttcctttttatcattttatcatTACCATTCTTCTCGAGTGAGAGACGGTTACCGTTGAACGTTGGTTTTCCATTGGACTGGAAAAATAGTATCGTGGGCTATTGCTTGGCCCATACGTTTGTCGTAGCTGCAGTCATATTTGCCATGGTTGTCACATTCTTTACGATAATTTATTGGTATGTGATGTTCAATTGCTCAATAAAATACCAATTACTAGGTAATAGCCTAAGAAAATTGGGCTCAAAGAACAGTGCAGCGAAGAACGTCTTTGACAAGCAAGAGACGGTTGAAGACTTAAAAAAGTTGATTGAATCTCACCGTAACATTAAAGA AAAGACGGCATCCTTCAAGGCTTGTTTCTCGAACTTATTCTTGGCACAGATTTTTACGAGTAATCTCTGCATCTGTGGCTCTCTCTACGGTTTAGCATTC AGTTCTGAAAATAATCTAATCCAAACCGTCATAAACTGTGTTATTCTCATCTACAACACTTTCGACATATTTGTGGTAATGTACTTTGGAAACGAGATCAAATACCATTATAGCCAACTCATTTACTGCTTATTCGAATCCGATTGGATCAATCAGTTGGACACAGTTAAACGGAATATTATAATTTTAACCGAAGTACTGAAACAGCCACAAGATCTGGTCATATTGAAATTGTATCCGATGAATTTGGAAACGTTCACATCG ATAGTAAAGCTTACCTACAGCATGTTcaatattttacagaaatttggaaaaaaataa